In Treponema vincentii, a single window of DNA contains:
- a CDS encoding DUF2190 family protein, with protein sequence MTGEHRLLSVNKTVAIADVTIPAGGAQTLDNHGIVFVGDRAGVVLQKETGNQVTVSFDTQREWTTESYDSANLPKIGEKVYLGASDGKLTKTASGNKLVGYYWGTIGGAVLFSLHA encoded by the coding sequence ATGACTGGAGAGCACAGACTTTTATCAGTTAATAAAACGGTTGCAATCGCAGATGTAACAATTCCTGCGGGAGGAGCGCAGACGCTCGATAATCACGGTATTGTCTTTGTCGGCGACCGCGCGGGGGTTGTGCTGCAAAAAGAAACGGGCAATCAAGTAACGGTGTCTTTTGATACGCAGCGGGAATGGACAACGGAAAGCTATGATAGCGCCAATTTGCCGAAAATCGGCGAAAAGGTGTATCTCGGCGCTTCGGACGGCAAGCTTACAAAAACCGCATCAGGTAATAAGCTCGTCGGCTACTACTGGGGGACGATTGGGGGTGCGGTGCTTTTTTCGCTTCACGCATAA
- a CDS encoding phage head-tail adapter protein gives MVNVVKQLRKDTESIIAVNPSLLSFIRREREKNEYGNVREVEKRTEMQRVRIAEISHSETDRLLQEGLLKTHIVNITAFHDADIQAGDLFDFQGSRYEVVFIRKITIGGYAPENAYKMSGRAKEIREAVE, from the coding sequence ATGGTAAATGTCGTCAAACAATTACGGAAAGACACGGAAAGTATTATTGCGGTCAATCCGTCTCTTCTTTCATTTATTCGCCGCGAAAGAGAGAAAAATGAATACGGCAATGTAAGGGAAGTAGAAAAGCGAACGGAAATGCAGCGGGTTCGGATTGCAGAAATCTCACATAGCGAAACCGACCGACTTTTGCAAGAAGGATTGTTAAAAACGCATATCGTCAATATCACCGCATTCCACGATGCGGATATTCAGGCGGGCGACTTATTCGATTTTCAAGGCAGCCGGTATGAAGTCGTTTTTATCCGAAAGATCACTATTGGCGGGTATGCGCCGGAGAATGCCTACAAGATGTCAGGCAGAGCAAAAGAGATACGGGAGGCCGTCGAATGA
- a CDS encoding phage tail tape measure protein — MGQSLGEIYAELALKTDKLQKGIRESNRSLAKLEQDIDNAVDSINTKIAAIGAALSASVTLPLTLLGKAALDTFTNFEQSMQNTFSVMGASASEMEALRKKAEEMGATTRFSASQAADALYSLGSAGQSATQAMNSLDGVLQLAGATGSDLAFTSSTIASTLSQFNLSAEKSGHIADVFSLAISKSQANMTKLSYSMKYVRPVAAGLGVSLEASTAALMRLYNTGFGGEQAGTILRSGLQKLASGTDDVKKKLQELGISYDEVNPKTNNLADIIERLKNANIDVAKSSELFGEAAAAGMQALIEGGGDAIRTMDGLLQASDGAAKKMQDIQNASFANTKAELSSAFEAVQITLTSNIIPAVDTFAKGITRVLQAVNELPVGVQTAGTALAGLAAAAGPLLLVAIGIKKIKAEMVQLNLVMSANPIIAWGAAVAAAGAIALGIIAQVKKAHEDAMKHAERQLEQAKALASDAAKSGNKGRSIQDLLGKYDSLKGKIHDSKEAQSQFNSVVEQLKQIVPDAQGALRAQGESLEQFVTKARKAARDALKLEKVKNERALLLSKQAANEAQKYVAENESKLERSFKIYSQDIQRTNTYESIFEQFKTARLQGDKEKQAAIAELKKIAHFLKKDVGEDGFSFASFEDMFASLEIVITQNNKKLAKDGTSLKEQQALLDEQKQIITEANQLKLKIETGADALAQLDKKEDTQTKNQALETLQKKWEQFKTSGIQAVKERKKIEGEAFDENKEYYEFLKNEIKQVAELQNIVDGNGNKIKLTSQDLAEFIRLREQFNKLLEKGKGGHKGPKTKEKDTSYQAQIAELDKSYQEKLAKAKEYGQSSLAVEKEYQQKRLALIEQFIKEEDKKKGAGKGITVETKLATKDEKGSGVTLGDELTKTKLMSDAFGRYQVQQKELQAELKKTQEEIIATYDKIAKAKARIEAAEKNGKSGTEIEALNQDLQAMQVYSRQLEEKAQNIRIDINEAELSFSQIKSGLIDIEKIGKSKLQIQLINIEEERKRLLKIIEESRRAKIEAAKDNAEEITRIEADAEKQKDKVNKDADRQTQSANAAAANAYIQGGIGIAKTLTKVIADSIEQGCIDGFAAMQASADILNQIGDMVGDPITQAVIKSVAAAIEITGTILKAVNAASIKAFNEEINTIVENSKETAEEAADKIIDNIEKEIAEKTKSPMLEAAKSIMGAITSGFQSGDFSNFSNTIDGIIKKLVIDKMIMFSGLNAGIQKLVDNMFSGFKGSGEQQRNILEEQNQKLSEERKATEKEFVAYQKLLEKKKYLQKQEQGWWGSLIGSHARDKGYTYWTGKDFTKAYADIDRELAKLEGSKAKYEKAVAAIEEIKRKKEQLEKDIREGKIKETGIDPSQIMGLDKEKLNQMIEEFGEPMKEMLKKLGFDVGNDFKKSLSDGMSSALTTALGDAAYNADWGSFKKSFAAEMKKAIIQAAVESAGIKKKVDAIIQDIMKDGKITGDEVTGTIDKLKNLYDNLEGNMAELSKITKALEGGVELKSKASGSIIQQLSGADRDVLLEAIREGFKTINQVIDLKETTIQHLTATQIIINSVTYNSYNSTINITATEQTDLRAVLTEIVQQALAG; from the coding sequence ATGGGACAGAGTTTAGGCGAAATATATGCAGAATTAGCATTAAAAACAGATAAACTTCAAAAAGGGATCAGAGAATCCAATCGGTCACTTGCAAAACTTGAGCAGGATATTGACAACGCAGTTGATAGCATCAATACGAAGATCGCTGCTATTGGTGCCGCTCTTTCTGCCAGTGTAACGCTCCCTTTAACCTTGCTCGGAAAAGCCGCACTCGATACCTTTACGAATTTTGAACAGTCCATGCAGAATACTTTTTCTGTTATGGGGGCAAGTGCATCCGAAATGGAAGCCTTGCGAAAGAAAGCGGAAGAAATGGGTGCAACGACCCGCTTTAGTGCAAGTCAAGCCGCCGATGCTCTCTATAGTTTAGGTTCAGCAGGTCAATCAGCTACGCAAGCAATGAACAGTCTCGACGGTGTATTACAGCTTGCAGGAGCGACGGGAAGCGATTTAGCCTTTACCTCAAGTACGATTGCTTCAACTCTTTCGCAGTTTAATCTCAGTGCAGAAAAATCAGGGCACATTGCCGACGTGTTTTCATTGGCTATTAGTAAAAGCCAAGCGAATATGACAAAGCTATCGTATTCAATGAAGTATGTCAGACCTGTTGCTGCTGGTTTGGGGGTGAGCCTTGAAGCGTCAACTGCTGCCCTTATGCGCCTTTACAATACCGGTTTCGGCGGTGAGCAGGCTGGCACTATTTTACGATCCGGTTTACAAAAGTTAGCCAGCGGTACGGATGATGTCAAAAAGAAACTCCAAGAATTAGGCATAAGCTATGATGAGGTAAACCCGAAAACAAATAACCTTGCCGACATAATTGAGCGGCTAAAAAATGCAAATATCGATGTAGCAAAATCAAGCGAGTTATTCGGCGAAGCGGCGGCTGCCGGTATGCAAGCGCTGATCGAAGGCGGCGGGGATGCCATACGAACAATGGACGGCTTATTGCAAGCATCAGACGGGGCGGCAAAAAAGATGCAGGATATTCAAAACGCTTCTTTTGCCAATACGAAGGCAGAGCTTTCAAGCGCTTTTGAAGCGGTTCAAATTACCCTTACATCAAATATCATTCCTGCGGTTGATACGTTTGCGAAAGGTATTACCCGCGTTTTACAGGCTGTTAATGAATTGCCAGTCGGGGTTCAAACAGCAGGAACCGCTCTTGCCGGATTAGCCGCCGCTGCAGGTCCCTTGCTCCTTGTTGCAATCGGCATTAAAAAGATAAAAGCTGAAATGGTGCAGCTTAACCTTGTCATGTCAGCTAACCCGATTATAGCATGGGGCGCTGCCGTTGCCGCCGCTGGTGCTATTGCTCTCGGTATTATTGCACAAGTGAAAAAAGCGCATGAAGATGCGATGAAACATGCTGAACGACAGCTTGAACAGGCGAAAGCCCTTGCTTCCGATGCCGCAAAAAGCGGGAACAAAGGGCGGAGCATCCAAGATTTATTAGGTAAGTACGACAGCTTAAAAGGGAAAATACACGACAGCAAAGAAGCGCAAAGCCAATTCAATAGCGTTGTTGAACAGCTGAAACAGATTGTCCCCGATGCGCAAGGAGCCTTACGGGCGCAAGGAGAGAGCCTCGAACAGTTTGTTACAAAAGCGCGAAAGGCTGCGCGAGATGCGCTTAAGCTTGAGAAAGTCAAAAATGAGCGGGCGCTTTTGTTATCAAAACAAGCGGCGAATGAAGCGCAAAAATATGTTGCTGAAAACGAATCAAAACTTGAGCGGTCATTCAAAATTTATAGTCAGGACATCCAGCGCACCAATACATACGAATCTATTTTTGAGCAGTTTAAAACAGCGCGTCTTCAAGGAGATAAAGAAAAACAAGCGGCGATAGCCGAATTAAAAAAGATAGCGCATTTTCTTAAAAAAGATGTAGGGGAAGACGGCTTTAGCTTTGCTTCTTTTGAAGATATGTTTGCTTCACTTGAAATAGTAATCACTCAAAACAACAAAAAACTTGCAAAAGACGGAACATCATTAAAAGAACAGCAGGCGCTTTTAGACGAGCAGAAACAGATTATTACGGAAGCTAATCAATTAAAGCTGAAAATAGAAACGGGCGCGGACGCACTTGCGCAATTAGATAAAAAAGAGGATACGCAAACAAAGAATCAAGCACTTGAAACTCTTCAAAAAAAATGGGAGCAGTTTAAAACAAGCGGCATACAAGCGGTCAAAGAGCGGAAAAAGATTGAGGGGGAAGCATTTGATGAAAATAAAGAATACTATGAATTCTTAAAAAACGAAATTAAACAGGTTGCCGAATTGCAAAATATTGTCGATGGAAACGGCAATAAAATAAAGCTGACTTCGCAAGACTTAGCCGAATTTATTCGCCTACGTGAACAATTTAACAAGCTACTAGAAAAGGGTAAAGGCGGACATAAAGGGCCTAAAACAAAGGAAAAAGATACTTCTTACCAAGCGCAAATAGCAGAACTCGATAAGTCCTATCAAGAAAAACTCGCAAAAGCAAAAGAATATGGGCAATCCAGCCTTGCCGTTGAAAAGGAGTATCAGCAAAAGCGGCTTGCACTTATCGAACAATTCATTAAAGAGGAAGATAAGAAAAAAGGCGCTGGCAAAGGAATAACCGTTGAAACAAAACTTGCGACAAAAGATGAGAAAGGTTCCGGCGTAACGCTCGGCGATGAGCTCACTAAAACAAAGCTGATGAGTGATGCGTTCGGGCGGTATCAAGTACAGCAAAAGGAATTACAAGCAGAGCTTAAAAAAACGCAAGAAGAAATAATCGCTACGTACGATAAAATTGCAAAGGCAAAAGCCCGGATTGAAGCAGCAGAAAAAAACGGCAAAAGCGGAACAGAAATTGAAGCTCTCAATCAAGATTTACAGGCAATGCAAGTCTATTCTCGGCAGTTGGAAGAAAAGGCGCAAAACATACGGATAGACATAAACGAAGCCGAATTATCATTTTCACAAATAAAAAGCGGACTGATCGATATTGAAAAAATCGGCAAATCAAAACTTCAAATACAGCTTATCAACATAGAAGAGGAAAGAAAACGACTTTTAAAAATTATTGAAGAAAGCAGACGGGCAAAAATAGAAGCGGCAAAAGACAACGCCGAAGAAATAACAAGAATTGAAGCGGACGCAGAAAAACAAAAAGATAAAGTTAATAAAGACGCTGATAGGCAAACGCAAAGCGCAAATGCTGCCGCCGCCAACGCATACATACAAGGCGGAATAGGTATCGCTAAAACCCTTACAAAAGTAATAGCCGATTCTATCGAGCAGGGCTGTATTGACGGCTTTGCTGCAATGCAGGCGAGCGCCGACATACTTAACCAAATAGGTGATATGGTAGGAGATCCTATAACTCAAGCAGTTATAAAATCTGTAGCGGCGGCAATCGAAATAACGGGGACGATATTAAAAGCCGTAAATGCAGCTTCAATAAAAGCATTCAATGAAGAAATAAATACGATTGTAGAAAATTCAAAAGAAACGGCAGAAGAAGCTGCAGATAAAATTATTGACAATATCGAAAAAGAAATAGCCGAAAAAACAAAATCACCGATGCTTGAAGCCGCAAAATCTATTATGGGAGCTATTACCAGCGGTTTTCAATCGGGAGATTTTAGTAATTTTTCTAATACTATTGACGGAATTATAAAAAAATTAGTCATCGACAAAATGATAATGTTTTCAGGTCTTAATGCCGGTATACAAAAGTTAGTTGATAATATGTTTAGTGGTTTTAAAGGATCTGGCGAACAACAGCGAAATATTTTAGAAGAGCAAAATCAAAAATTATCGGAAGAAAGAAAAGCAACAGAAAAAGAGTTTGTCGCTTACCAAAAATTACTTGAGAAAAAAAAGTATCTACAAAAGCAAGAACAAGGTTGGTGGGGCTCTTTAATAGGTTCACACGCGAGAGATAAGGGCTATACCTATTGGACGGGTAAAGATTTTACAAAAGCCTATGCAGATATTGATAGGGAATTAGCAAAATTGGAGGGCTCAAAAGCGAAATATGAAAAAGCCGTTGCTGCCATTGAAGAAATTAAAAGGAAAAAAGAACAATTGGAAAAAGATATTCGGGAAGGGAAAATAAAAGAAACAGGTATAGATCCGTCCCAAATCATGGGGTTGGATAAAGAAAAGCTCAATCAGATGATAGAAGAATTTGGTGAGCCGATGAAAGAGATGTTAAAGAAACTCGGCTTTGATGTCGGCAATGATTTTAAAAAATCATTATCTGATGGAATGTCATCAGCCCTTACCACAGCATTAGGAGATGCTGCCTATAACGCCGACTGGGGAAGTTTCAAAAAGTCGTTTGCTGCTGAAATGAAAAAGGCGATTATTCAAGCAGCTGTTGAAAGTGCCGGCATAAAAAAGAAAGTCGATGCGATTATTCAAGATATTATGAAAGACGGCAAAATTACCGGAGACGAAGTAACCGGTACAATTGATAAGCTGAAAAACCTCTATGATAATTTAGAAGGGAATATGGCCGAACTTTCAAAAATTACAAAAGCATTGGAAGGGGGCGTAGAGCTTAAATCAAAAGCATCAGGCTCAATTATTCAGCAGCTTTCAGGCGCCGATAGAGACGTGTTACTTGAAGCGATCCGCGAAGGCTTTAAAACAATCAACCAAGTTATCGATCTAAAAGAAACGACTATTCAGCATCTTACCGCTACCCAAATTATTATCAATTCAGTTACGTATAACTCCTATAATAGCACCATTAACATAACAGCAACCGAACAAACGGATTTACGAGCTGTTTTAACAGAGATTGTACAACAGGCATTGGCAGGATAA
- a CDS encoding phage tail domain-containing protein, which translates to MTASSSASTIQTQTVKLNDRHGEYLTGKEQYGSKTFQCSGTIPTDSACAVEKERSRLLSLLSGKDLIVYRDDDDTIFYRCRLTGQIQITYYNGENLHKVFTISFTLKAFDPFGYGQRKIETIAGGRRDISIVTEGNLSTVPEIAIGDIEKVSGLLVHCNGTELKISREIAIPHGKTLLYKDGTLFLDGEDYTRLLTLSSIIHPLYFIAGHNTVSIYVPTGTVTVAFNGRYL; encoded by the coding sequence ATAACCGCCTCAAGCAGCGCTTCAACAATCCAAACGCAAACAGTGAAGCTCAACGACCGGCATGGAGAATACCTAACCGGAAAAGAGCAGTACGGTAGTAAGACATTTCAATGTTCAGGGACTATCCCGACCGATTCTGCCTGCGCAGTAGAAAAAGAACGCAGTAGACTACTCTCTTTATTAAGTGGTAAAGATTTAATCGTTTATCGCGATGACGATGATACCATCTTTTACCGATGCCGATTAACAGGGCAGATACAGATAACCTATTATAATGGAGAAAATCTTCATAAAGTCTTTACGATTAGTTTTACCCTTAAAGCCTTTGATCCGTTTGGCTATGGACAACGGAAAATCGAAACGATTGCAGGCGGAAGACGAGATATATCCATTGTAACCGAAGGGAATTTATCCACCGTGCCGGAGATTGCTATAGGCGATATCGAAAAGGTTTCAGGTCTTTTAGTGCACTGTAATGGAACGGAGCTAAAAATTTCCCGTGAAATAGCGATACCGCACGGCAAAACGCTCCTTTATAAAGACGGAACCCTCTTTTTAGATGGGGAAGACTATACACGCCTTTTAACGCTTTCAAGTATTATTCATCCGCTCTACTTTATTGCCGGTCATAATACCGTTTCTATTTATGTTCCGACGGGAACCGTTACGGTTGCTTTTAACGGGAGATATCTATGA
- a CDS encoding fibronectin type III domain-containing protein: MIIFYDKDGARLGKTYECGWSFSQKKNKEGTGKLDLIDYPHGAKYAELYKDTEKMQTVVLIEHSSNESKTSTSVKTLESLFKNYRIPEAWHGWDKKPLSFVLADAIYGFDYIQKSTLEDFTDYIEKVNIGLNKIKDGDIHLDYREVGDSIHYYEKGSITFAFDCGDAVGQRYVRWIATIGEKVSISVQSASSHTPIVNIADVDFSASPVLFPRRDIEHDSSLSGLKIASDKRYVAVRFILSYHNADWIQDFATHKVYNQHNTLVDRTVRGFTPVIRAFEVITRKKTEFSIKSTPTDMNELVEGIELSNTTLWDAIQKIREKYPFDTACTFEKGRLFFTFERSLTKIKKVQADYLLRASDATTQQLNNTVIKELKQTVQKVNVLHCYGEGEKQQRLYLRIPEVGTYDNGSTVEDTFTDTKIKTRQELKKAGLEKLKEKRKEENPVFEVETLLPIRLFDEVSLVHPKSNTIYDVTVQEEHISYKENKLTQKFGIGGFLFNPLSALIPQKDNDTERKIVKSPVCVQATGKQNAISITWEADGEDFVIRWKEKTQDFYNYRHTKQKQEVIERLKADTDYTFSVASVSDGLLSDYTAEVVCRPLSADMSFPLDGSALVHTCFDETPQALPQVNPSYTAWQSRIIEYDCTGKQAITMTFAEALNNVIILSGTLHNDFTLRLFFDSQNGNGAKQYQIIYNLTGNYTVTIKTDIAHTRIITQHIREETYGAGCYAVVDFKGNIWHFKGEKGTGGTLQNIDAVDFIEDTDFIITEGNKDIQKVHKTGALSAIQQFDSPIGEVKIFYDGTYKHGFLEANGLPFSPDVFPEFTAYVKRVFNTGADPVTGWPLRPKLTGQMPKTKVFLKAVQGV, from the coding sequence ATGATTATTTTTTACGATAAAGACGGCGCACGATTGGGAAAAACCTATGAATGCGGGTGGAGCTTTTCACAGAAAAAGAACAAAGAAGGAACCGGTAAACTCGACCTTATCGATTATCCTCACGGCGCAAAATATGCGGAACTTTACAAAGATACAGAAAAGATGCAAACCGTTGTCCTTATCGAGCATTCGAGTAATGAAAGTAAAACAAGTACGAGCGTAAAAACGCTTGAAAGTCTTTTTAAAAATTATCGTATTCCGGAGGCTTGGCACGGATGGGATAAAAAACCTTTAAGCTTTGTGTTAGCTGACGCAATATATGGATTCGATTATATTCAAAAATCCACCTTAGAGGATTTCACCGATTATATCGAAAAAGTCAACATCGGATTAAATAAAATAAAAGACGGCGATATCCACCTTGATTACCGGGAAGTGGGAGATAGTATCCACTATTATGAAAAAGGATCTATTACATTCGCTTTTGACTGCGGGGATGCGGTTGGTCAGCGGTACGTTAGATGGATTGCGACAATCGGTGAAAAAGTCTCTATCAGTGTACAATCGGCTTCCTCTCACACTCCTATCGTCAACATAGCCGATGTTGATTTTTCCGCGTCTCCGGTTCTTTTTCCCCGCCGCGATATAGAACATGATAGCAGTCTGTCAGGGTTAAAAATTGCAAGTGATAAGCGTTATGTTGCAGTACGTTTTATCCTGTCCTATCACAATGCCGACTGGATACAGGATTTCGCAACGCACAAAGTATATAATCAGCATAACACATTAGTCGATAGAACAGTACGCGGCTTTACGCCGGTTATCCGCGCTTTTGAAGTTATTACCAGAAAAAAGACTGAATTTTCGATTAAATCCACTCCTACCGATATGAATGAATTAGTAGAGGGCATAGAGCTTTCTAATACTACTCTCTGGGATGCTATTCAAAAAATACGGGAAAAATACCCCTTTGATACTGCCTGTACGTTTGAAAAGGGGCGTCTTTTTTTCACTTTTGAACGGAGTTTAACGAAAATTAAAAAGGTACAAGCGGACTATCTTTTACGCGCAAGCGACGCCACTACCCAGCAGTTAAATAATACCGTCATTAAAGAATTAAAGCAGACCGTTCAAAAGGTAAATGTACTTCATTGCTACGGAGAAGGGGAAAAACAGCAGCGGCTATACCTTCGTATCCCTGAGGTGGGAACCTATGATAATGGGTCAACGGTAGAAGATACGTTTACCGACACTAAGATAAAAACACGGCAAGAGCTGAAAAAAGCCGGTTTAGAAAAACTTAAAGAAAAACGAAAAGAAGAAAATCCTGTTTTTGAAGTTGAAACGCTCTTACCCATCCGTTTATTTGATGAAGTTTCGTTAGTTCATCCTAAAAGCAACACGATATACGATGTTACCGTGCAAGAAGAACACATTTCATACAAAGAAAATAAGCTTACGCAAAAATTTGGTATCGGCGGTTTTCTTTTTAACCCTCTTTCAGCCCTTATCCCGCAAAAAGATAACGATACGGAGCGCAAAATAGTAAAGTCACCGGTGTGTGTTCAGGCAACGGGAAAACAGAATGCTATCAGTATAACATGGGAGGCTGACGGCGAGGATTTTGTAATAAGATGGAAGGAAAAGACACAGGATTTTTATAACTACCGGCATACTAAGCAAAAACAAGAAGTAATTGAACGGCTGAAAGCTGATACTGATTATACGTTTAGCGTTGCTTCCGTCTCAGACGGACTTTTATCGGATTATACGGCGGAAGTTGTATGCCGCCCGCTTTCCGCCGATATGAGCTTTCCTTTAGACGGAAGTGCATTAGTACATACCTGCTTTGATGAAACACCTCAAGCACTGCCACAAGTTAATCCTTCCTATACAGCATGGCAAAGCCGTATCATTGAATACGATTGTACCGGTAAACAAGCAATTACAATGACATTTGCCGAAGCGCTTAACAATGTCATTATTTTATCGGGCACTTTACACAATGATTTTACCTTGCGCTTATTTTTTGATAGTCAAAACGGTAACGGCGCAAAACAATATCAGATCATTTATAACCTCACCGGCAATTATACCGTTACCATCAAAACCGATATAGCACATACCCGTATCATTACACAACACATTAGAGAAGAAACATACGGCGCAGGATGTTATGCGGTTGTCGATTTTAAAGGAAATATCTGGCATTTTAAAGGTGAAAAAGGTACAGGCGGCACATTACAAAATATAGATGCGGTCGATTTTATTGAAGATACTGATTTTATTATTACCGAAGGGAATAAAGATATTCAGAAGGTGCACAAAACCGGTGCCCTCTCTGCTATTCAACAATTTGATAGCCCCATCGGGGAAGTAAAAATATTTTATGACGGAACGTACAAGCACGGCTTTTTAGAAGCAAACGGACTTCCCTTTAGTCCTGATGTGTTTCCTGAATTTACTGCGTATGTAAAGCGTGTATTTAACACTGGCGCCGATCCTGTTACCGGTTGGCCGCTCCGCCCGAAGCTTACAGGGCAGATGCCTAAAACAAAAGTATTTTTAAAAGCAGTACAGGGGGTATAA
- a CDS encoding ATP synthase F0 subunit B, which produces MAYTNEALGKALEDLTAAYNNFITKAKEAAIAAIGNTVIAQVKQDAKEYIASELAAQKDKLEKAIETAKIALHNSAIEADTTLRQAAEAKKQELASLITAAENAIETKLTLANQQINDKIQKTVQEQFEAAADTTVKAKINTAINETLIKIFQNGYVQWPWMPKPETVFSFKGYRWAEVNYDGCFFRAKGKDANPFNGGEQGDAIRNIKGLVGIEGGVNPSGPFYIESPSHKNVEAWNTAAQEYTTESTCFDASRIVPTAEENRTRNRTFIIWKLEKIEG; this is translated from the coding sequence ATGGCATATACAAATGAAGCGTTAGGCAAGGCGTTAGAAGATTTAACCGCCGCTTATAATAATTTTATCACTAAGGCAAAAGAGGCGGCAATCGCTGCAATAGGCAATACGGTTATTGCTCAAGTTAAGCAGGATGCTAAAGAGTATATCGCTTCCGAGCTTGCCGCACAGAAAGACAAATTAGAAAAAGCGATAGAAACAGCTAAGATTGCCTTACACAATAGTGCAATAGAAGCGGACACTACGCTCAGACAAGCGGCAGAAGCGAAGAAGCAGGAACTTGCTTCTCTTATAACTGCCGCAGAAAATGCCATAGAAACAAAGTTGACGCTTGCTAATCAGCAAATCAACGATAAAATACAAAAGACCGTTCAGGAACAATTCGAAGCGGCCGCAGACACAACCGTCAAGGCGAAAATTAATACGGCAATCAATGAAACGCTTATCAAAATCTTTCAAAACGGCTATGTCCAGTGGCCGTGGATGCCGAAACCCGAGACGGTTTTCTCCTTCAAGGGGTACCGCTGGGCGGAAGTAAACTATGACGGTTGTTTTTTCCGTGCGAAAGGAAAAGATGCTAATCCTTTTAACGGGGGTGAACAGGGGGATGCTATAAGGAATATTAAAGGGCTTGTAGGGATTGAAGGAGGTGTAAATCCTTCGGGGCCTTTTTATATAGAAAGCCCTTCGCATAAGAATGTTGAAGCGTGGAACACTGCCGCGCAGGAATATACCACAGAATCTACTTGCTTTGATGCCAGTCGGATCGTTCCGACTGCCGAAGAAAATCGGACGCGTAATAGAACCTTTATCATTTGGAAGCTAGAGAAAATAGAGGGGTAA
- a CDS encoding LamG domain-containing protein codes for MYKNAKEVYSLSAGDKPVDMTNGFTIGGGRTHATFDEVRVYKTVLKQGEINGLFYLVSKGTQVKQLEKNCTIGYP; via the coding sequence GTGTATAAGAATGCAAAAGAGGTATATAGCCTATCGGCAGGAGACAAGCCGGTAGATATGACCAACGGCTTTACCATCGGAGGGGGGCGCACTCATGCGACATTCGATGAGGTACGAGTATATAAAACCGTACTGAAGCAAGGGGAGATAAACGGACTCTTTTATTTAGTAAGCAAGGGCACGCAGGTAAAACAGCTTGAAAAAAATTGTACAATCGGCTACCCCTAA